Proteins from a single region of Trichoplusia ni isolate ovarian cell line Hi5 chromosome 3, tn1, whole genome shotgun sequence:
- the LOC113491818 gene encoding uncharacterized protein LOC113491818, with translation MSENKLSTPNKKRTKVKPITDLDDFTRVAIRNHIYDYYRRMELPTLLKLLKSLKEVDLFKGGITSLRQVIKDIGFVYKKVNKRKIIMERTDIALARCTFLRKAKNISDWSKVVFLDETWLNANHTVAKSWTDDTAQSSTKVPEGKGERLIICHAGTASGFVPNCLLAFKSKKTTEYHEEMNYEKFKDWFIGLLNNLKEPMTIIMDNAPYHSVQVNKPPNQSNRKSELVKWLSENGVTADIKMLKTELIALIRRHKPPTPTYALDEIAKEKGHQVLRLPPYHCQYNAIELIWAQIKGHAARNNTSPPFTANKMLALLQEAINNVHPEDWSKVVNKTKRDIMSDWDRDIHIDNIIESSLIISVTDSDDELSENSDVTDSDMSLDE, from the exons atgtctgaaaataaattatcgacACCCAACAAAAAGCGGACCAAGGTGAAGCCAATCACAGATTTAGATGATTTTACTAGGGTTGCTATTAGAAAtcatatttatgattattatagaAGAATGGAGCTACCCACATTGCTCAAGCttctaaaatcattaaaagaaGTTGACTTGTTCAAAGGAGGTATTACTTCGTTGCGGCAAGTTATAAAAGATATTggctttgtttacaaaaaagttaacaaaaggAAGATTATCATGGAGAGGACTGACATTGCCCTAGCAAGATGTACATTTTTAAGGAAGGCTAAAAACATAAGTGATTGGAGCAAAGTTGTCTTTTTGGATGAAACGTGGCTAAACGCCAACCACACAGTGGCTAAAAGTTGGACCGACGATACGGCACAATCGAGTACCAAAGTACCGGAGGGCAAAGGCGAACGCCTTATTATTTGTCACGCAGGTACAGCAAGTGGATTCGTCCCTAATTGTTTGCTGGCTTTTAAGTCAAAAAAAACTACGGAGTATCATGAGGAGATGAACTACGAAAAATTTAAAGATTGGTTCATAggtctattaaataatttaaaagagcCTATGACCATAATAATGGACAACGCACCCTACCATTCGGTACAAGTTAATAAACCCCCAAACCAATCCAACCGCAAAAGCGAGTTGGTGAAGTGGCTGAGTGAAAACGGAGTTACAGcggatataaaaatgttaaagacgGAGCTTATTGCCTTAATCCGGCGTCATAAGCCACCAACTCCTACCTATGCTCTGGACGAGATAGCAAAAGAAAAAGGCCACCAGGTCCTTCGACTACCACCCTACCATTGCCAGTATAATGCTATTGAGCTGATTTGGGCTCAAATAAAAG gtcACGCCGCAAGAAATAATACTTCGCCGCCCTTTACGGCAAATAAGATGTTGGCCCTATTACAAGAGGCCATCAACAATGTTCATCCTGAAGACTGGTCGAAGGTcgtgaataaaacaaaaagggaTATTATGTCTGATTGGGATCGTGACATACATATTGACAACATAATTGAGTCTTCGTTAATAATATCCGTCACAGATTCAGATGATGAATTGAGTGAGAATTCAGATGTTACTGACTCTGACATGAGTTTAGacgaataa
- the LOC113491826 gene encoding uncharacterized protein LOC113491826 — protein MVEKRINRLKYKAFYAILQEENENLQTISFDCQKNQAMPKVPDQSAYYSRQINFYHFAIVVGNSKAKLNKNNIHSYYWDESSHCKGSNEIISAVYDFLKNFEFGDTIKILRIVSDGCAGQNKNTGMIAMLGKWLYTEAPTNIKKIELIFPVVGHSFIPPDRLFARIEKTLKTKEVIISPSEYAAVLKQNGMCKDLASIPVFDWKKSYESIIKPTTSWHFQFMKTKRFFITRTKTENILVQGEETYRNEIRQKKTITKNNKNITMISPQIIQPNRVYIKQAKIQDVDRLLKKHYGNDWRNLEELIFFKSLIERMSTAETRDFIRLSEETDLCEAGFTDNICHV, from the exons ATGGTCGAAAAAAGAATTAATCGCCTCAAATACAAAGCTTTCTATGCAATATTGCAAGAAGAAAACGAAAATCTTCAAACCATATCCTTCGATTGCCAGAAGAACCAGGCGATGCCCAAAGTACCGGATCAATCTGCCTACTACAGTAGACAGATCAACTTTTACCACTTCGCCATTGTTGTGGGAAATTCAAAGgctaaactgaataaaaataacattcattcCTACTATTGGGATGAAAGTTCACACTGCAAAGGTAGTAATGAGATAATTAGCGCAGTTTACGATTTCCtgaaaaattttgaatttggagATACAATAAAAATTTTACGAATAGTGTCTGACGGTTGCGccggacaaaataaaaatacaggtATGATAGCGATGCTCGGTAAATGGTTGTACACAGAAGCCCCAACAAATATCAAGAAAATAGAGCTGATCTTCCCTGTTGTAGGTCACTCCTTTATACCTCCAGACAGGCTGTTTGCCAGAATTGAGAAAACACTGAAAACAAAGGAA GTGATAATCTCTCCATCCGAATATGCagctgttttaaaacaaaatggtaTGTGCAAAGATCTAGCATCAATTCCTGTATTTGATTGGAAAAAAAGTTACGAGTCCATCATTAAACCTACCACGTCTTGGCATTTTCagtttatgaaaacaaaaagattttttattacaagaacgaaaacagaaaacattttaGTACAGGGTGAAGAGACGTACAGAAACGAAATACGCCAAAAAAAGACTatcacaaaaaacaataaaaatatcaccaTGATATCTCCTCAAATAATCCAGCCAAATCGTGTTTACATAAAACAAGCTAAAATTCAAGACGTCGACAGACTTCTTAAAAAACACTATGGAAATGATTGGAGAAACTTGGaagaattgattttttttaaatctttaatcgAGAGAATGAGTACCGCTGAAACGAGAGACTTTATAAGATTGTCGGAAGAGACTGATTTGTGTGAAGCAGGATTTACGGATAATATTTGTcatgtttga